The genomic region TACGGCAGGATTGGCATAACTGCCCTCCCACATCATTTCGTTGCTGATCTCGATATTCAGGCAGTCGGGATCGATCTCCCTCTCCACATGGATCTTCTCTCTCTTACCGTTCCTGTCCGTATGGTGTGTCTCTACACCGGTATATTGGTAGACCCTGAGATTTTCTGCCTGCAAAGAAAATAGAAAAAGCAGGGAAAACGCAAGCGCTTTCATAGTCTCTCCTTGGATAATCCGTATTTATACAAAAATATTAGCAAAAAATGGTTAATGGTTTTTGCGTCACAGTGTGAACCATCCCGCGACAAGGAATGCGGCAGCAGCAAATATGCCTCCTATGAGGGCATAGGGCAGCTGTGTACGGACATGTTCCACATGGTCACAGCCTGCTGCCATAGAGGAGATGATAGTCGTGTCGGAAATGGGAGAGGCATGGTCCCCGAAGATGCCGCCGCTGATCACCGCTGCGATGATAAGGGGAATGTCCACCCCCATCGTAGCAGCCAGTGCCAGCCCGATGGGCATCATGATGGAGAAGGTCCCCCAGCTCGTTCCGGTGGAAAAAGCGGTAACGGCCGCAACAAGAAAAACAAGCATAGGAACGAACAGGGGAGATATATTCCCGCTGAGAAGATGGGCAAGGTACTTGGCGGTACCGAGATCGCCGATGACCTTACCGATGAAAAGCGCGAAAAGCAGGATCATCACAACGGGGATCATCTCTCCCAAACCTTCATAAAAGCCTTTGAAATACATCTTATGGGAAATGATCTTCCCGAAAACATAATAAAAATACATGAAAAAGAGTGTGACGATGACACCGTAATAGACAGAGGTCGAGCCGGACCCTTTGAAGATGTCGCCTTTGCCGGTAAGGTAAAGCCCTGCAGGGACCGCCAGGACCATGACGATGATAGGCAGCAGCATCGGGTAGGGTGTGGGTTTGGCCTCGATGTTGAGTTGATTGGGATGATAAGGCTGCGGCAGACTCTCTTTCATGGGGCCGATATCGAACTTGAAGTAGATCACGAAAAGTACGATGATGAGCGTGAATATGGCATAAAAATTGTAAGGAATGGAGGCTATGAGCAGTGAGACCGGGTCCCCTGAGATGACATTGGTGTCGACGGCCGAAATGATGAGTCCCAACAGCAGTGCACCCCAGCCGTTGAGTGGAATGAGGGAGCAAATGGGTGCAGAGGTGGAGTCACAGATATAGGCGAGCTTCGCTCTGCTCACACCGTTCTTGTCGCAAAGCGGTTTGGCAACGGTTCCTGCCACAAGCGAGGTGATGGAGGATTCTATGAATATGACGACCCCGATGATGTAGGCCAAAAGCATGGCACCTTTGGGTGAATCTATCTTCTTCGCTTTCCGGCTGAGATAAAGTACGAAACTGTCCACTGCGCCGGAAAGGCTCAGGAGTTTGATAATGGCACCTATCATGAGGGCGAACAAGAGGGTTTTTGCTATCCAGCCTTCGGAAAAAAGAGCAATGATGCCGTCGAACAGTGCAACGAATGCGGTGAGAGGATCGTAGCCGTTGAGTACCAACAGTCCGGCAAAGATCCCGCCTACGAGAGAAACGATGACATCTTTTGTTATAATGGCCAAAAAGATCGTTAGCAGGGGTATAGCGATCGAGAGGATTCCGTATTCCATATAAAGTACCTGTCTTGATTTCATATCACCCAAAAACACGTAGAGTGGATTCACCCTGCGCGATAAATGATAAAAGGATTATAACACAATGAAAAAGATTTTACTCGGATGCTTCTTTTTGCTTATTGTACTGCAGGCAGAGATCCCTGATACAAAACAGCTCATTGTCGTGACGACAAAGAACTGGTCTACGCCAAGCGGTATACTCCAGCGTTACGAGAAGGAAGAGGGCAAGTGGCGCAAAGTGGGCAATGCGATCAATATCAAGCTGGGCAGGAACGGTCTTGGATGGGGCAGGGGATTACATACCATTCCCAAACATGCCAGGATCATCAAAAAAGAGGGGGACGGCAAGGCACCGGCAGGCATCTTCTCTCTGAAACAGGCTTTCGGCTATCAGCCGTTCCCTGTCAAATATCCCTACAGGGTCTACAAAGAGACGGACCATTGTGTGGATGATGTGCATTCAAGATTTTATAACAAGATCGTGGACTCTACGAAGATCAAGGTTGACTACAAGAGCAAGGAGCATATGAAGTTTCCCAAAGATTTTTACAAATATGGCATTGTCGTCAACCATAACCATATTGATGAAAAGGGTGCTGTTCCCGGTGCGGGGTCCTGTATTTTCCTCCATATCAAGAAGGTCCCGACGGCAGGATGTACAGTAATGAGTGAAAAAGAGATGAAAGAGATCATCCGCTGGCTGGACCCGCAGAAGCATCCGCTTTTGGTACAGGGAACCAGAGAGGTGATCCCCTATTTGTTGAAAGAGGTCGGAGTTTTTCGACCTTAGCTGTTGTCAAGTCTGGAATAGAGATTTGATTCTTCAAATGAGATACGCTGTGCCAGGATATCCACCAGCTCTTTGAACGTCGTATAGAACTCATCATTAAGCGGTACTTCCGGATTTGAATATTTTGCCAGGAAGTTCATGAGTGCGACTTTCGTATGTTTGAATCCGGCTATGAAGTCAGTGACCATGGATTCTGTTTTCGGATCGAGTTTGTCAGACTCCTCTTTCATGAGTTTGAAGAGTTTGAGGTCTTCATCCATGACATGGTCCACAGCAAGCGTATTAAGTTCCCGAAGGGAGCGTTTGGCAGCTTCATGGTTTCCCTTCTCATATAACTCAAGTACTTTTGTAGCCAGTGCCACGATCTCTTTGTGTTCCTCTTCCCACTTGTGGACAAGTTTCTGGTTTTTTGATCCGAACAGTGATCCAAACATATTACATTCCCCAATTCTTTTTTTTAATTATAACCAAAAATTAGAATTAAATCTTTTAATAGATACTGTATTGCACATAAAAAGTGATCTTTGTTTTGGTTTTTGGCCGTGGATAGTCTTTGTAGGCGATACGTATGACCTCCAGTGTGTTGTCATCGAGTGCAGTATAGCCAATGCGGCTCAGAAGCCTGAGATTGGTGATGTTGCCATTGGGATGCAGGTAGAAGGTAACGACATTCGTTCCTTCCTGCATGGTCCTTACCGCAACGTCAGGATAGCCGTTCTGAATGAGCGTACGCTGGGTAATGCGGTGGATGACTCCCAGGTTCTTCTTGATGAATTTCTTCTGTGTCGGCGTGAAGCTGTCGAATTCTGAACCGTAGAGCTGTTTGATCATCTGTGAGCCGTAATTCGGTGATGACGGTGCACTTGGTGCCAGTGAAACAGACCTGCCTGAGCCCATCAGTGCACCGGCCAGTCCACCTTTGGGACGGGACGGTTTTCTGGGCCGTGTTTTCTTCACGATCTTCTTCTTTGGCTTCTCGGTTTTTTTCTTTACGACCTTTTTGGGTTTCTCCTCTTTTTTCACTTTTTCTTTTTTGACGACCTTGGTAACATTGTTCTCTTCAGTCTCTTTCTTCTCTACGACCAGACGTGCTTTTTCGTCCAGCAGTTTTTTCTTTGCAGGGGGTGTCGGTTCTTTGACGGGCTCTTTTTTAACAGGCTCTTTTACAACAGGCTTTTGTGGGACAGGTTTGGGTACCGGTGGTATGACAGGCTGCGGTTTTGGCTGTGGCTGGACCGCCTTGGGTTGCGGTTTTGGTCTTGGAGGCACAACTGCTTTGGGGGCCGGAGGCGTCGGCGGGGTAGTGCTGATCTGTTTGAGATTCAGAGAGATCTTTTTGGACTTGGGCGGCGGCGGGGCGAATTTCAACTCTTTGAAAGAGACGAAAAAGAGCAGAAATATCAACAGGTGAAGCAGCAGGGAAAGCAGCAGGCCTTCGAGTGTACGTATGGTTCTCCCTCTGATCTTCATTATATTGTGCTGCCTTTATGCATTTGGTGTAGTCCTAAGTGCCTGTAGTGTATAATCCATGTACTTTTACCCATAGAGGGTGCAATTATACAGAACAAGGATTAATACAATGGCATACGATAAAAGCATTGCAGCGTTTGAGGAAGCATACAGCGTCATTCCCGGCGGTGTGGATTCACCGGTAAGGGCATTTTCCGGTGTGGAAGGAACACCGCCTTTCATCGAGAAAGGTGAGGGTGCCTATATCTACGATATCGACGGGAACAGATATATCGACTATGTTCAGAGCTGGGGACCGCTGATCTTCGGACACTGCGATGCGGACATTGAAACATCGGTCATCGATGCGGTCAAAAGAGGGCTCAGTTTCGGAGCACCGACTACGGTAGAGACAGAACTGGCACAGGAGATCGTCACCCTTTTTGAGAGTATCGACAAAGTACGTTTCGTCAGTTCCGGGACCGAAGCGGTCATGTCCGCCATTCGTCTGGCAAGAGGGGTGACAGGCAGAGACAACATCCTGAAATTCACAGGGTGCTACCACGGACACTCAGACTCGCTGCTGGTACAGGCCGGTTCGGGTCTTGCGACCTTTGGGACACCGTCAAGCCCCGGCGTACCGGCTGACCTGACCAAGCATACGCTGCTGGCAACCTACAACGACATCGAAAGTGTCGAGAAGTGTTTTGCGGACTCTCCAGAAGGTATCGCCTGTGTGATCATCGAGCCGATTGCCGGGAATATGGGGCTTGTACCTGCCGAAGAGGAGTTCCTCCAGCAGCTTCGTGCACTCTGTACAGAACATGGCACACTGCTCATCTTCGATGAGGTCATGAGTGGCTTCAGGGCATCACTCAAAGGCGCACAGGGCATCACAACGGTCAAGCCTGACATGGTGACGCTTGGCAAGGTCATCGGTGCGGGTATGCCTGTGGGTGCCTTCGGTGCCAATGCGGAGATCATGGGGCACCTCTCTCCTGAAGGACCTGTCTATCAGGCGGGGACACTCTCGGGGAACCCTGTTGCCATGGCGGCAGGGTTGACGAGCCTTAGAAAACTCAAAACCGATCCTACGGTCTATGTAGACCTTGGTAACAAAGCCAAAAGACTGGTCGATGGGCTCAAAAAAGCGGCAGATTCCGTCAATGTACCGATGGTAACGGATGTAAGAGGTTCCATGTTCGGGTTCTTCTTCTCGGACAAACCTGTGAAGAATTTTGCAGATGCGATGGAGAACGACCAGAAGCTTTTCGCCAAATTCCATAAAGGGATGCTGGACAGAGGTGTCTACCTTGCCTGCTCCTCTTTTGAAACAGGTTTCATCTCCACAGCCATTACCGATGAGATGATCGATGAGACGATCAAAGCAGCCTACGAGGTACTCAAAGAGATCACGAACTGACCTCCTGCACTTCTTCCCGGAGCTTTTCAAGCTTTTGGGGGTATTTCTCTCCATCTCCATATGCAAAAAAAGCATCGTAGTAGTTGTGGTCATAGGCGATCTTCTTGGCATGCTTGATGGGACAAAAGTAGAGTTCCGTTCTTCCTGCGATCGCAGCACTGTACTGCATGAGGCCGTTAAAATAGGCACAGTAAAGACAGTTGAGTTTTTCGACGATATTGAGGTAGCCAAGATACTGACGGTCAAAAACAATGTAGTCTTTGCGCTGTACGAAAGTGATCTTGAAGACCCTGCCTACGACATAGGTGTAAACGAACAGCATCAGGTCGAGCAGCAGTGCCGGGAGGACCATACCGTACACTATAGGGGCACTGAGCAGCTGTATGAACGGTGTTTCGCCAAACCAGGCGAGCAGGTGTTTCATGTTTTCCTTCTGTTTTGAAAGTACTTCATCTTCAAACCTGATGTAACCGTTCTTTATTTCATAATCGATCTTCTTTTCCTGCTGTTCTATCTCCTCTTTCAGTTTCTGCCTGAGATCCTCTATCTCCACCATCATCTCTTTTATGCGCTCACTCATTAGGGTCCTTTTTTAATTACACTACGAGGTAATATGATTGTAACAGTGTATCATTTTTTAATGCAGGAGTGAAAAATTTTGTCTTTCTTCTGTCTTTATCTTTTTTAGCCAGATTTCAAGGTTGACCAATGTCCAAAATGATATCGTATGAGACAGGGCATTGTCTCCGTATTGAGTTAAATAAGTATCCAGTTTTTCCTCAGATACGATCCCAAGATCTACAATAGAGGCATTTCCAAATAATGCTTCCACATCTATGGCATCGAGCTGATCTTTAATTGTTTCAGAAAACTCAGCTTTGTCTTTTCTTTCTCTTACTGTTTCAGGAAGTACACCTTTCATCGCTTCACGTAAGAGTACTTTTATGGTATTTTGCGAATATTTGAACTCTGCGGGAAGTGAAAGCATAAATTCTACAAGGCGTATATCAAAAAATGGATGCCTGTATTCTATGCCATACAGTTTTCTGGCAGCATGGTAGGCAGAACTGTCGAAAACCGTACTGAAACCTGCATCATTGAGGATGGTCACATCATGTTCAAAAGCTTCGGAGTAAAAAGTGTCTGTATCATTGTAAGGTGAAGGTTGTTTTTGTAGCCCTGTATTTATAGTGGGCTCTCTTAGATGCAGTTTTTCAAGTATGGATTTTATGATATCTTTCTGTTTTTTGTTCAAAAGAGGGATCAGCAGATAGTTTTTTATATTTTTTTTCGTAAACCCAAGTGCGGAGAGCTCTCTAAAAAAGTTTTTCCACTGATAGGTCTTCAAATAATCCATGATCATGCGCCGACTTCCACTCATGATGTGGTCACCACCCTGGCCGGTTAAAACTACTTTGATATTTCTTTCATGAACGGCTTTTGCAACAGGAAAAAGCTGTGTGTAGGTTAAAAAAACAGGCCAGTGCGGACCGACCCGATAGTTAAAATCCATGTTGTACTCATTTTTAAAATCCACTTTGTCAATGGAAACTTCTGTAGGAGTAATGTTGAGATTTTCTGCCACAGCTTTGATGTATGGTCCCTCATCACAGCCATACTCTCCAAAACGCATGGAAAAGGCAGCGATGTTTCCATTGGTCAATCTATGCGCTACAGAACAGACCGAAGAAGAGTCAAGCCCTCCACTCAGTTCGCATCCAACTGTGTCTTCTGCAGGCAACCTGCACCGTACAGCTTCTGCAAAAAGTGTATTGAACTGCTGAGCGGCATCTTGAAGTGTAATGCTTTCGTCAGGTTTTATAAGCTCGGGTTTCCAGTAACGTTCTATGTGGAGTATGCCATCTTTTTTTAGTGTAAGAGAGTGTCCGGGAGGTAAACGTTTTATGTTTTCGTACATTGTTTTGTCATGGTCAATGCTTCTATGCTCGGCCAGTGAACGCATCGATGCAATATTGGGTTTTTTAGGAATATCCGTCAGTGAAAATAGCATATCCAGGTCAGAGGAAAAGGCAAATAGATCTTTGGAGTGATAATAATAAAAAGGCCGTATACCAAGGTGATCCCGTGCGCAAAAGAGCTGTTCTTTTTCTTTGTCATAAAGAGCAAAACTGAAGTCACCGACAAGATACTCGGGGGATGCTTCCTGCCATTTTTCATAACTTTTCAGTATGAATGTTTCAAAGTTTTTTTCGTTTTTTGTATAGTTGTCAATTTGTAGAGTTTTTATGAGTTCAGTTTGGTTGTAAATGGAAGCATCGGCGGAAAAGTTGAAGTCGTTCTTTGACTTGTCGGCAAGATAATAAATTCCGTAAAACTGCACAATAATCGTTGCTCCCAACTATCAAAATCAAAGGTAAATTATATCGAATTGCTTTAAAATCTCTGTTATGGTAATATAAAGTTTAAAAGTTCTTGTTCGAATGTGTGATTACAAAGGAATATATAATGGTCATAAATAAAAAGCAAATATTGGTAAGCGTTTTTCTGTTCTTTTTTCTGTTAACAGGTTTAAATGCTGCGAAAGATAATAAAAATATACCAAAAAATATATCTAAAAATATAAAAAGATCATCAGTAGATCTGAAAAAGTTATCTGTAGATGAAATTCAAACAATTCGTTCGGTAGATGTGTTGTCAGAAGGAGCAACATCTACGCCTGCACAATCAGAGGCCAATATAGTTCAAGTACCCCAAGACGCTGCTAAAACCAACCCATCCATGTTTGTCTCAAAAAAACATCTTGAAAAAATAAAGCAAAAAAAACTAAAAAAAGAGCAAGTATCAAAAAAACCTAAAAAACCTAAAAACCCCAAATATAAAGAAAACGAAGTAATCGTCCTTATCAAGAAAGACAAAGAAAATGAAGCACTTAACCATATCAAAAAAGATAAAAACCTTAAAATTCTCAAAAAGTTTAAATTGAAAACAAAAATAAGTGAAAAGGTATTTTTACATATTAAAGCCAAAAACCTCTCAACAGAACAGCTCTTGAAAAAGTTGAAAGATACTTACTACATAGAATCTGTTTCTCCAAATTATATTTATCATCTTAACGCATTACCCAATGATGTAGGGACACAATATCAGTGGGGTTTCAATAATACTGGACAGGGATTTCCTCCATACCATTGGCTGAAAGGGACTGCAGATGCAGATATAGATGCATCCGAGGCGTGGGATATACGTACTGACAGTACAAGTGTTGTTGCGGCTGTTATCGATACGGGTGTAGACTATACCAATGAAGATCTAACGGGGAATATGTGGACAAATCCTGATGAAATACCTAATAACGGTGTAGATGATGATAGTAATGGGTTTATTGATGACTATTATGGTGCCAATACAGCATCAGATAAAAATGGACAAGCCGAAGGTGATCCCATGGATGTTCAGGGACACGGTACGCATGTTGCAGGAACAGTTGGGGCTGTTGGAGATAATAGTAAAGGAGTAAGTGGTGTCAACTGGGAAGTAAAGGTTATGGCACTAAATGCGTATAAGCCGGGAGAAGGATTTTACAGTGACGATCTACTTGAAGCCATACAGTATATTCTTGATAAAAAAGCAAATGGAATAAATGTTGTTGTTGTAAATGCTTCTTATGGTGGAGGCGGTGGAAGCCAGGGAGATACAATGGCGAATGCTATTCAGAGTCTTGGTGATAGTGGGATTATCTTTGCAGCAGCGGCAGGCAATGACGGTTCAGACAATGATGCAACACCTCATTATCCTTCGTCATATGATGAGGAAAATATTATTTCCATAGCCAACACGGACTATAATGACGACTATGCATCTTCATCCAATTATGGTGTGACATCTGTCGATCTTTCTGCACCTGGTTCATACATTCTAAGTACAAAATGGTCTGGAAGTGACATGGTACCTCATGAAGTCGATGAACAGTGGTATCAAAGTCAGGAAGGTGGCTGGTCTCATGGTGGAACCAATGATAATTGGGAATTGATTATAAAAGATATGGTCTATTTTGAAGGCAATAATGAATGTTGGAGTGACAGCAGTGGCAACTATAGTCCAAATACCAATGCATATCTTGATTCGCCTGTTTTTGATTTAAGTAATCCTGTTGGTAACGATCTTTATCTTTTTTTCTATATTACAGGGAGAATTATAGATACAGATGATTATCTTGGTATAGAATATTGGAATAGTAGTACAAATAGCTGGGATCCTCAAATTACAATAACAGGAGATTACAGCAGCGGAATATCTTATGTTAAACAATCAATTGATTCAAAATATCATACTTCAGATTTTCGTGTACGATTTCGAATGGTCTCAGATGGTAATAACCAAAATGATGGTTACTATATAGATGATGTTTCTGTAGGGAGTGGGACTTATCGTGTTATCAGTGGAACCTCCATGGCAACACCTCATGTTACCGGAGCAGTTGCCTTGCTGGCAGCAGAATTTACAAATGAAAACGTCACAGTAAGAAAAGACAGGATCCTTGCAAGTGCCGACCCTCTTTCAACGACCGGAAAAACAGTAACAGATGCACGGTTGAATCTTTTTAATGCACTTCAGAATCCCGCTCTCGTAAGTATTACTCCCCAGTATGGCATGACAAGCGGAAACTCCTTTACACTCGATGGACATTCCTTCGGTGATGTTACAGGCAAGGTTGAGTTTGTAGATGGAGACGGAAACACTGTAGAAGCAGCAACTACAGCATGGGCAAATGAACAGATCACTGCTACGATCCCAAATGGTTATCCCGGGAAGCATATCAGGGTAAGCAGAAGTTCTGACAGTAAGTCCCAGTTCATCGACGGCAGCAGATGGTCTCAAGAAACAGATATACCGCTAAATATAGACAGTGCTGCGGCAGTGGCATATAATGGGAAGATCTATCTGTTCGGCGGGCAAACGGACTTTGTTGAAAGTGCTGCAGTACATATATATGATACGTCAACGCATACATGGTCGACTGGTACTGATATACCGACACCAAGAACATATGCCTCAATTGTTTTAATTGGTGATAACGTATATCTTATCGGAGGATATGCCCAAACTACAGGAGACATAGAGAGTATTGTCGAAGTTTATAATATTGGTACTGACACATGGTCAACCATAGCAAATCTTCCACAGGCACTTGCATTTACAAGTGCGGCTGTATTGAACGGAAATATTTATGTGAGCGGAGGTACACTTGATGGACGAAGTGCAGAAGATGCACTTTATGAATATAATTTTTCAAATGAGGGATGGACTGCCAAGACACCTATGAATTACAGAAAAAGTGGTCATGGTATGCTTGCTTATGATGGAAAACTGTATGTCTTTGGGGGGTCTGACTGGGAAACGGGAGTAGGTGCCGATTTTGTTGATTCACAGAAAATGGAAATTTATGACCCATCGTCGAATTCGTGGAGCTTGGGAGTTTCAATGCCGCGAGGTGTCGTACAATTTGGATATGCAATAGGTGTTGAAAACAGTCAAACCGTATTTAAGCTTGCTGGTGGAACACAATCTTGGTGGGGAAATGCAGAACAAACAGTAATGACATACAATACAAGTACAAATCAATGGTATCATACAAATGAAGGCTTGGATGAACTTTTAAATACAAAACTGGGAACTTCTTTAGTTAATGTCAGTGGTGATGGGTTTTATAGTTTAGGTGGTTTTGATACACAGGCATCATCATCAAAAGCAGAGATGGAAAAACTAGGAGATTAAGTATGGTAACAAATGAAAAACATAAAATCAAATCAGTATTGCATGATGGTCCAAATATTGAAGATGTTAAATATGATTCAAATTCAATCGAACATAAAAAAAAGTCATATACTAAACCAGGTTTTATAGCACTTGGAACCTTGATGAGTAAGACTTTGGGGGGATCAGGAACGGATGGTGATATGCTCACTCCAAATATTGGTAAACTCTGAAATATGGTTTTCTATTTTTTAACTTGTTCCATATCTCCTGATATGGAGCACAGATGCTCTCAAATCGCCGAACAGCTTTTTAATGGTTGGCTGAAGCCAACCCTACAGTTCTTTTATGATCCGGAGAGATAGGGAATGAGGAGGGAGGAGATCTACTCTCTGTCCGGTCTCTGGTCGTCAGGCAGTTTGGAGAGGTCTGCTTCGTCGAACATCTCCACCTTTGGAATGAGAATGGCAACGAGTGTCACGGCCACACCGAAGATGAGTACGACGAGATGCTCGTTTCCGGGAAAAAATTCCGGCAGGGTAAGTTTGCCCAGGCTTTCGCCCATCAGCGGTTTGAAGAGGTCGTCGTAATAGACCGTAAAAACCAGGCCTCCCAGAAGACCTCCGATGGCACCAATGAGGACGTCGATACGCCCTTCAGCAATGGAGACAGGGCCTGTCCCCGGGCATTTTCCCATAATGGCCATGGAGATACCGAAGATCGTTCCTCCGATGACAAGACCCTGCCACAAAATGGGTTTGACATGGTAGTGTGCCCATCCCGCTTCGATCATGAAGTAGAGTGCGATACTGGTAAGTCCCACAGCAAGAAAGAGCATCTTGGGAACGATGGTGTCTTTGAGCATGGAGAAACCGGCGATCTTCTCGAACTTGTCCACACGTGTATACTGAATGATACCCCCGAAGATAATGCCGATGAGAAAGACAAGTGCCAGAGAGCCATGCCCCTGGTGAATGACATTCTCGAACATCTGTACAATGCGTGAAGCAAGATCGTCACCCTGGGTAATGATTTTGACTTCCATTACTTCTCCTTCACATTATAGAAAAGTCTGCCTGTCACGATGACCGTGACCAGGACAACACCGCCGAAGATCATGG from Sulfurovum riftiae harbors:
- a CDS encoding energy transducer TonB, whose amino-acid sequence is MKIRGRTIRTLEGLLLSLLLHLLIFLLFFVSFKELKFAPPPPKSKKISLNLKQISTTPPTPPAPKAVVPPRPKPQPKAVQPQPKPQPVIPPVPKPVPQKPVVKEPVKKEPVKEPTPPAKKKLLDEKARLVVEKKETEENNVTKVVKKEKVKKEEKPKKVVKKKTEKPKKKIVKKTRPRKPSRPKGGLAGALMGSGRSVSLAPSAPSSPNYGSQMIKQLYGSEFDSFTPTQKKFIKKNLGVIHRITQRTLIQNGYPDVAVRTMQEGTNVVTFYLHPNGNITNLRLLSRIGYTALDDNTLEVIRIAYKDYPRPKTKTKITFYVQYSIY
- a CDS encoding S8 family serine peptidase: MVINKKQILVSVFLFFFLLTGLNAAKDNKNIPKNISKNIKRSSVDLKKLSVDEIQTIRSVDVLSEGATSTPAQSEANIVQVPQDAAKTNPSMFVSKKHLEKIKQKKLKKEQVSKKPKKPKNPKYKENEVIVLIKKDKENEALNHIKKDKNLKILKKFKLKTKISEKVFLHIKAKNLSTEQLLKKLKDTYYIESVSPNYIYHLNALPNDVGTQYQWGFNNTGQGFPPYHWLKGTADADIDASEAWDIRTDSTSVVAAVIDTGVDYTNEDLTGNMWTNPDEIPNNGVDDDSNGFIDDYYGANTASDKNGQAEGDPMDVQGHGTHVAGTVGAVGDNSKGVSGVNWEVKVMALNAYKPGEGFYSDDLLEAIQYILDKKANGINVVVVNASYGGGGGSQGDTMANAIQSLGDSGIIFAAAAGNDGSDNDATPHYPSSYDEENIISIANTDYNDDYASSSNYGVTSVDLSAPGSYILSTKWSGSDMVPHEVDEQWYQSQEGGWSHGGTNDNWELIIKDMVYFEGNNECWSDSSGNYSPNTNAYLDSPVFDLSNPVGNDLYLFFYITGRIIDTDDYLGIEYWNSSTNSWDPQITITGDYSSGISYVKQSIDSKYHTSDFRVRFRMVSDGNNQNDGYYIDDVSVGSGTYRVISGTSMATPHVTGAVALLAAEFTNENVTVRKDRILASADPLSTTGKTVTDARLNLFNALQNPALVSITPQYGMTSGNSFTLDGHSFGDVTGKVEFVDGDGNTVEAATTAWANEQITATIPNGYPGKHIRVSRSSDSKSQFIDGSRWSQETDIPLNIDSAAAVAYNGKIYLFGGQTDFVESAAVHIYDTSTHTWSTGTDIPTPRTYASIVLIGDNVYLIGGYAQTTGDIESIVEVYNIGTDTWSTIANLPQALAFTSAAVLNGNIYVSGGTLDGRSAEDALYEYNFSNEGWTAKTPMNYRKSGHGMLAYDGKLYVFGGSDWETGVGADFVDSQKMEIYDPSSNSWSLGVSMPRGVVQFGYAIGVENSQTVFKLAGGTQSWWGNAEQTVMTYNTSTNQWYHTNEGLDELLNTKLGTSLVNVSGDGFYSLGGFDTQASSSKAEMEKLGD
- a CDS encoding L,D-transpeptidase family protein, producing the protein MKKILLGCFFLLIVLQAEIPDTKQLIVVTTKNWSTPSGILQRYEKEEGKWRKVGNAINIKLGRNGLGWGRGLHTIPKHARIIKKEGDGKAPAGIFSLKQAFGYQPFPVKYPYRVYKETDHCVDDVHSRFYNKIVDSTKIKVDYKSKEHMKFPKDFYKYGIVVNHNHIDEKGAVPGAGSCIFLHIKKVPTAGCTVMSEKEMKEIIRWLDPQKHPLLVQGTREVIPYLLKEVGVFRP
- a CDS encoding Na+/H+ antiporter NhaC family protein, which codes for MEYGILSIAIPLLTIFLAIITKDVIVSLVGGIFAGLLVLNGYDPLTAFVALFDGIIALFSEGWIAKTLLFALMIGAIIKLLSLSGAVDSFVLYLSRKAKKIDSPKGAMLLAYIIGVVIFIESSITSLVAGTVAKPLCDKNGVSRAKLAYICDSTSAPICSLIPLNGWGALLLGLIISAVDTNVISGDPVSLLIASIPYNFYAIFTLIIVLFVIYFKFDIGPMKESLPQPYHPNQLNIEAKPTPYPMLLPIIVMVLAVPAGLYLTGKGDIFKGSGSTSVYYGVIVTLFFMYFYYVFGKIISHKMYFKGFYEGLGEMIPVVMILLFALFIGKVIGDLGTAKYLAHLLSGNISPLFVPMLVFLVAAVTAFSTGTSWGTFSIMMPIGLALAATMGVDIPLIIAAVISGGIFGDHASPISDTTIISSMAAGCDHVEHVRTQLPYALIGGIFAAAAFLVAGWFTL
- the hemL gene encoding glutamate-1-semialdehyde 2,1-aminomutase, with the translated sequence MAYDKSIAAFEEAYSVIPGGVDSPVRAFSGVEGTPPFIEKGEGAYIYDIDGNRYIDYVQSWGPLIFGHCDADIETSVIDAVKRGLSFGAPTTVETELAQEIVTLFESIDKVRFVSSGTEAVMSAIRLARGVTGRDNILKFTGCYHGHSDSLLVQAGSGLATFGTPSSPGVPADLTKHTLLATYNDIESVEKCFADSPEGIACVIIEPIAGNMGLVPAEEEFLQQLRALCTEHGTLLIFDEVMSGFRASLKGAQGITTVKPDMVTLGKVIGAGMPVGAFGANAEIMGHLSPEGPVYQAGTLSGNPVAMAAGLTSLRKLKTDPTVYVDLGNKAKRLVDGLKKAADSVNVPMVTDVRGSMFGFFFSDKPVKNFADAMENDQKLFAKFHKGMLDRGVYLACSSFETGFISTAITDEMIDETIKAAYEVLKEITN
- a CDS encoding hemerythrin domain-containing protein, with protein sequence MFGSLFGSKNQKLVHKWEEEHKEIVALATKVLELYEKGNHEAAKRSLRELNTLAVDHVMDEDLKLFKLMKEESDKLDPKTESMVTDFIAGFKHTKVALMNFLAKYSNPEVPLNDEFYTTFKELVDILAQRISFEESNLYSRLDNS
- a CDS encoding asparagine synthetase B family protein yields the protein MQFYGIYYLADKSKNDFNFSADASIYNQTELIKTLQIDNYTKNEKNFETFILKSYEKWQEASPEYLVGDFSFALYDKEKEQLFCARDHLGIRPFYYYHSKDLFAFSSDLDMLFSLTDIPKKPNIASMRSLAEHRSIDHDKTMYENIKRLPPGHSLTLKKDGILHIERYWKPELIKPDESITLQDAAQQFNTLFAEAVRCRLPAEDTVGCELSGGLDSSSVCSVAHRLTNGNIAAFSMRFGEYGCDEGPYIKAVAENLNITPTEVSIDKVDFKNEYNMDFNYRVGPHWPVFLTYTQLFPVAKAVHERNIKVVLTGQGGDHIMSGSRRMIMDYLKTYQWKNFFRELSALGFTKKNIKNYLLIPLLNKKQKDIIKSILEKLHLREPTINTGLQKQPSPYNDTDTFYSEAFEHDVTILNDAGFSTVFDSSAYHAARKLYGIEYRHPFFDIRLVEFMLSLPAEFKYSQNTIKVLLREAMKGVLPETVRERKDKAEFSETIKDQLDAIDVEALFGNASIVDLGIVSEEKLDTYLTQYGDNALSHTISFWTLVNLEIWLKKIKTEERQNFSLLH